The Christiangramia flava JLT2011 genome has a segment encoding these proteins:
- a CDS encoding lipopolysaccharide kinase InaA family protein: MASVNIYKRKSSMKFIVAKDFTAYSEDLERMIQNFSREGSVLSTGRNEIRIFELNGKSINVKAFKIPNAVNKIAYRFFRKSKAQRSFEYASILTQKGIGTPLPIAYAEENRLTFGRSFYVCEHLDCEFTFRDLSATDVKLLQEFTRFTFQLHEKEIEFLDHSPGNTLIRRNAEKYQFFLVDLNRMNFRKMDFEARMKNFSRLTADEAILRVMAREYAILYGKPEELVFEKMQFYTHQFQEKFHRKKRLKKQLKFWKN; the protein is encoded by the coding sequence ATGGCATCGGTAAATATTTATAAACGCAAATCATCCATGAAATTTATCGTTGCCAAAGATTTTACGGCTTATTCAGAAGACCTGGAAAGAATGATTCAAAATTTTTCCCGGGAAGGAAGTGTTTTGAGCACAGGCCGGAATGAGATCAGGATCTTTGAACTGAACGGAAAAAGTATCAATGTCAAAGCCTTCAAGATCCCGAATGCCGTGAATAAGATCGCTTACCGGTTCTTTCGTAAAAGCAAGGCCCAACGATCTTTCGAGTATGCCTCCATTCTGACCCAAAAAGGCATTGGAACTCCCTTGCCGATTGCCTATGCTGAAGAAAACAGGCTCACGTTTGGCCGAAGTTTCTACGTCTGTGAACACTTGGATTGTGAGTTTACATTTCGGGACCTTAGCGCAACTGATGTTAAGCTCCTTCAGGAGTTTACGCGCTTTACCTTCCAGTTGCATGAAAAGGAAATTGAGTTTCTGGACCATTCCCCCGGGAATACACTCATCCGTAGAAATGCTGAAAAATACCAGTTCTTCCTGGTGGATCTCAACCGGATGAATTTCAGGAAAATGGATTTTGAAGCGCGGATGAAAAATTTTTCCCGTCTTACCGCAGATGAGGCGATTTTGCGGGTTATGGCAAGGGAATATGCGATTTTATACGGAAAGCCCGAAGAGCTGGTCTTCGAAAAAATGCAATTTTACACGCATCAGTTTCAGGAAAAATTCCACAGAAAAAAACGTTTGAAAAAACAACTGAAATTCTGGAAAAACTGA
- a CDS encoding 2,3,4,5-tetrahydropyridine-2,6-dicarboxylate N-succinyltransferase, whose protein sequence is MDQLQPKIEEAWENRELLKETETTNAIRQVIELLDKGELRVAEPTADGWQVNEWVKKAVVLYFPIQKMETLEAGIFEYHDKMPLKRGYKEKGIRVVPNAVARHGAYISSGVIMMPSYVNIGAYVDEGTMVDTWATVGSCAQIGKNVHLSGGVGIGGVLEPLQAAPVIIEDNAFIGSRCIVVEGVRVEKEAVLGANVVLTGSTKIIDVTGDEPKEYKGLVPARSVVIPGSYTKKFAAGEYQVPCALIIGKRKDSTNKKTSLNDALREYDVAV, encoded by the coding sequence ATGGACCAATTACAACCGAAAATTGAGGAAGCCTGGGAAAACCGGGAATTGTTAAAAGAGACCGAAACTACCAACGCCATTCGCCAGGTGATCGAATTACTGGATAAAGGAGAACTTCGCGTGGCAGAACCTACCGCTGATGGCTGGCAGGTGAACGAATGGGTAAAAAAAGCGGTAGTGCTGTATTTCCCTATTCAGAAAATGGAAACTCTTGAAGCTGGAATTTTCGAATACCATGATAAAATGCCGCTTAAACGTGGCTACAAGGAAAAAGGAATTCGTGTGGTACCAAATGCGGTAGCACGCCACGGCGCTTATATTTCTTCCGGAGTGATCATGATGCCAAGTTATGTAAACATTGGCGCTTATGTAGATGAAGGTACCATGGTAGATACCTGGGCGACCGTGGGAAGCTGTGCGCAAATTGGTAAAAATGTGCATTTGAGCGGTGGTGTTGGGATTGGCGGAGTGCTGGAACCACTTCAGGCGGCACCGGTGATCATTGAAGACAATGCCTTCATTGGCTCCAGATGTATCGTGGTAGAAGGGGTTCGTGTAGAAAAAGAAGCCGTACTTGGTGCCAACGTGGTGCTGACCGGTTCTACCAAAATCATCGATGTGACCGGCGACGAGCCGAAAGAATATAAAGGGCTGGTGCCGGCACGATCTGTAGTGATCCCTGGAAGTTACACCAAGAAATTTGCTGCGGGCGAATACCAGGTGCCATGTGCGCTGATCATTGGCAAAAGAAAAGACAGCACGAACAAGAAAACGTCTCTCAATGACGCTTTAAGAGAATACGACGTCGCGGTATAA
- a CDS encoding CDP-glycerol glycerophosphotransferase, with product MTYRFLIYISHTYALPIGRPLQEEIKLRGYEVKWFCDNEYPKSHFPENGELLDTVKEVLDYDPQVVLTATDQVADFFPGLKVQVFHGFPANKRKGTDQFTIRGFFDLYCTQGPSSTKPFQKQQKKYQTFEVIETGWSKMDPLFPLENGKTNPKNVLISSTFTKYYSLALKEDVVEEILRLSKTGNWHFDVVLHPKLPEGIKQKFREMQHENLKYHDTTNLIPLFKKAHLMLSDTTSALIEFVLQRKPVVTIDNNMPQAYMLNIQNASEIADALEKAAEYPVALLKEIDKFAEFSHPYEDGRSSARVIDACIDCLHRDKSHLKTKPLNLIRRYKIRKKLGYFTWKSYRKPYTL from the coding sequence ATGACCTATCGTTTCCTGATCTACATCAGCCATACCTATGCGCTGCCCATTGGCCGGCCGCTACAGGAGGAAATTAAGCTTCGGGGTTACGAGGTGAAGTGGTTTTGTGATAATGAGTATCCTAAGTCCCATTTCCCTGAGAATGGTGAGCTGCTGGATACCGTTAAAGAGGTCCTGGACTATGATCCGCAGGTGGTGCTGACCGCGACCGACCAGGTGGCCGATTTTTTTCCGGGCCTGAAAGTTCAGGTTTTTCACGGTTTTCCGGCGAATAAAAGGAAAGGAACCGATCAATTTACCATTCGGGGCTTTTTTGATTTGTATTGTACTCAGGGGCCTTCCAGTACCAAACCTTTTCAGAAGCAGCAAAAAAAATATCAGACATTTGAAGTGATCGAGACAGGCTGGTCCAAAATGGATCCGCTGTTTCCGCTGGAGAACGGCAAGACCAACCCCAAGAATGTCCTGATCTCGTCTACTTTTACCAAATATTACAGCCTAGCTTTAAAGGAAGATGTCGTCGAAGAAATACTGCGCTTATCCAAAACCGGGAACTGGCATTTTGATGTGGTGCTGCATCCAAAACTTCCGGAAGGGATCAAACAAAAATTTCGGGAAATGCAGCACGAAAATCTGAAATATCACGATACCACGAACCTGATTCCGCTATTCAAAAAAGCCCATCTCATGCTGTCTGATACGACTTCGGCTTTGATCGAATTCGTATTGCAGCGCAAACCCGTGGTGACGATAGATAATAATATGCCGCAGGCCTATATGCTGAATATTCAGAATGCTTCGGAAATAGCTGATGCCCTGGAAAAAGCGGCTGAATACCCTGTAGCCTTACTGAAAGAAATCGATAAATTCGCCGAATTTTCCCATCCTTATGAAGATGGACGTTCCAGTGCCCGTGTGATCGATGCCTGTATTGATTGCCTTCACCGGGACAAATCGCACCTAAAAACCAAACCGCTAAATCTTATTCGCCGGTATAAAATTCGGAAAAAACTGGGGTATTTCACCTGGAAATCCTACCGGAAACCCTACACCCTGTAA
- the ruvX gene encoding Holliday junction resolvase RuvX produces MARVLALDYGLKRTGIAVTDELKMIASGLTTVQTPDLIDFLKDYFQKESVERVIIGEPRRMDDSFSENEANIREFLKVFQKTFPEMPTERMDERFTSKMAVQSMIDGGLKKKKRRDKALVDEISATLILQSWLY; encoded by the coding sequence ATGGCCAGAGTGCTTGCATTAGATTACGGATTGAAGCGTACGGGCATCGCAGTGACCGACGAGCTGAAGATGATCGCCTCGGGCCTTACGACTGTGCAGACTCCTGATCTGATCGATTTTCTGAAGGACTATTTTCAGAAAGAATCTGTCGAGCGGGTCATCATTGGGGAGCCCAGACGCATGGATGATTCTTTTTCAGAAAATGAAGCGAATATCCGTGAATTTCTGAAGGTTTTTCAGAAGACTTTTCCAGAGATGCCCACAGAACGTATGGATGAGCGTTTTACCAGTAAAATGGCTGTTCAGAGTATGATCGACGGTGGCCTCAAGAAGAAGAAAAGAAGAGATAAAGCCCTGGTAGACGAAATCAGCGCCACGCTGATCCTGCAAAGTTGGCTGTATTAA
- a CDS encoding glycosyltransferase family 9 protein: protein MKILVIQLKMIGDVLTSSVLFEALRKKYPRAELHYLVYRHTLPVLRNNPHIDKVIAFRREEHFFYLVNAVRLQKYDAVIDVQATPLTALVTGFSGATTRVSYEKWYTKLACNHVFSRSMQAETEAGAAIEKRLRLLSPLAPDFPKNLKPKIYLQNREKRQALEMLQEHGLNPQEQDLLMISILGSSQQKTYPPMFMARLLDWIVQHTNTTLLLNYIPAQENDVMAIYNLCEKETQERIAIDLYGKNLREFLALTSYCKALIGNEGGGVNMAKALDIPTFAIFSPELQKANWNVFEDGTNNVSVHLRDYRPELFQNKIQKELKAENMRLYREFKPELFQEKLLEFCQNHAS, encoded by the coding sequence TTGAAGATACTGGTAATACAATTAAAAATGATTGGGGATGTGTTGACATCCTCAGTCTTGTTTGAAGCGCTTCGGAAGAAATATCCCCGGGCAGAATTGCATTACCTGGTGTATCGCCATACACTCCCCGTTTTGCGCAATAACCCGCATATAGACAAAGTGATCGCTTTCCGGCGGGAAGAGCATTTTTTCTACCTGGTTAATGCCGTCCGACTTCAAAAATATGATGCGGTGATCGATGTGCAGGCAACACCACTGACTGCGCTGGTAACCGGATTTTCAGGTGCCACAACCAGGGTTTCTTATGAAAAATGGTATACGAAACTGGCTTGCAACCACGTCTTCAGCAGAAGCATGCAGGCAGAAACCGAAGCCGGCGCCGCGATCGAAAAAAGGTTACGTCTCCTGTCTCCGCTTGCTCCTGATTTTCCGAAGAATCTGAAACCAAAGATCTACCTTCAGAATAGGGAAAAAAGGCAGGCCCTCGAGATGTTGCAGGAGCACGGTTTAAATCCACAGGAACAGGATCTGTTAATGATCAGTATTTTAGGAAGTTCGCAGCAAAAAACCTATCCGCCCATGTTCATGGCCAGGCTGCTCGATTGGATTGTTCAGCATACCAACACGACCTTATTACTGAATTATATTCCTGCCCAGGAGAACGACGTGATGGCCATTTATAACCTTTGCGAAAAAGAAACCCAGGAACGCATCGCGATCGACCTCTACGGAAAAAATTTACGGGAATTCCTGGCGCTCACTTCCTACTGCAAGGCGCTTATTGGCAACGAAGGCGGTGGTGTAAACATGGCTAAGGCACTGGATATACCAACATTTGCCATATTTTCGCCCGAGCTACAGAAGGCTAACTGGAATGTTTTTGAAGACGGAACGAATAATGTTTCGGTGCACCTGCGGGATTACCGGCCGGAGCTTTTTCAAAATAAAATACAGAAAGAACTGAAAGCTGAAAACATGCGGCTGTACAGGGAATTCAAACCGGAATTATTTCAGGAGAAACTGCTGGAATTCTGTCAAAATCATGCTTCATGA
- a CDS encoding glycosyltransferase family 2 protein produces MKTALLVSTYNWPEALDLIFRSLLKQKELPDEVLIADDGSGEATKKLIADFKAGSTLAVKHVWQEDHGYHKSKILNKAIAASEADYIIQIDGDCLMHPHFIHDHKANAEATTFLFGSRVNIEKQLRDKIMDCKQVNFGFFQKGLQRRTRNIHFPILGKSYKCSMDLSRKLRGCNISFWREDFIQINGYNEDMTGWGREDSEMAARLLHCGVAGKRLRYQGIVYHLWHPINDRGRDVINSQIQQQTLEERAKSCSNGIGKYL; encoded by the coding sequence ATGAAAACCGCTTTGCTCGTTTCAACTTATAACTGGCCGGAAGCCCTGGACCTCATTTTCCGAAGTCTTTTAAAGCAGAAGGAATTGCCTGATGAGGTTTTGATTGCCGACGATGGTTCCGGGGAAGCAACTAAAAAGCTGATTGCCGATTTCAAGGCTGGTTCAACATTGGCGGTCAAACACGTCTGGCAGGAAGATCACGGTTATCATAAAAGCAAAATCCTGAATAAAGCCATTGCCGCTTCAGAAGCCGATTATATTATTCAGATTGATGGTGATTGCCTGATGCATCCCCATTTCATCCATGATCATAAAGCGAATGCCGAAGCGACTACTTTTTTATTCGGAAGCCGTGTAAATATTGAAAAACAACTGCGTGATAAGATCATGGATTGCAAGCAGGTGAATTTTGGTTTTTTTCAGAAAGGCCTGCAGCGCCGAACCCGGAACATTCATTTTCCCATTTTAGGAAAATCGTATAAATGTTCCATGGATCTTTCCAGGAAACTGAGAGGCTGCAACATATCTTTCTGGCGCGAGGATTTCATCCAGATCAATGGTTACAATGAAGATATGACTGGTTGGGGGAGAGAAGACTCAGAAATGGCGGCCAGGCTCCTGCATTGCGGTGTGGCGGGTAAGCGGTTGCGATACCAGGGGATCGTGTATCATCTCTGGCACCCGATCAATGACAGGGGAAGGGATGTGATCAATTCCCAAATTCAACAGCAAACGCTGGAAGAGCGGGCAAAATCCTGTAGCAATGGCATCGGTAAATATTTATAA
- a CDS encoding L-threonylcarbamoyladenylate synthase: MEKFDQEVQKALEVLKKGGVIVYPTDTVWGIGCDATNPDAIDKVYELKKREETKALICLVSNFKMLEQYVEEIPEMAYDILKYSKKPTTIIYDKPIRIAENLVGEDDSLGIRVVRDRFCSELIKKLRRPLVSTSANISGQPTPESFDQITPQILKGVDYVVNLQRSKKSPKPSAIIKLSNDGEVKVIRK; this comes from the coding sequence ATGGAAAAGTTTGATCAGGAAGTTCAGAAAGCATTAGAAGTATTAAAAAAAGGAGGCGTGATCGTCTATCCTACTGATACGGTTTGGGGAATAGGCTGCGACGCGACCAATCCCGATGCGATCGACAAGGTTTACGAACTGAAAAAGCGCGAGGAAACCAAGGCACTTATCTGCCTGGTGAGCAATTTCAAGATGCTCGAGCAATACGTGGAAGAAATTCCGGAGATGGCCTACGACATCCTAAAATATTCCAAAAAACCTACCACCATCATTTATGACAAACCTATTCGCATCGCTGAAAACCTGGTGGGAGAAGACGATTCTCTGGGAATTCGCGTGGTTCGAGACCGGTTTTGTTCCGAACTGATCAAAAAGCTGAGACGGCCACTGGTTTCTACCTCCGCAAATATCAGTGGGCAGCCAACTCCGGAATCATTCGATCAAATCACCCCGCAAATTTTAAAAGGTGTAGACTATGTAGTAAATTTGCAGCGTTCAAAAAAATCGCCTAAACCTTCAGCAATTATCAAGCTGAGTAACGATGGAGAGGTGAAAGTGATACGCAAATAG
- a CDS encoding glycosyltransferase: MNILHLSTVKTWGGGEQHIENLCLELQKLGVRSKVLLTENARFEEKLSNAGIAYAVAPLRKNVDPRYIFKIITICKNESIDLLHLHDPNAITLAIIASKLTKLPEFIFSKKTSYPIKNRQQTLYKYNSSKIAKILCVSEETKKISARRIKNQQKLVTIYHGCNVSRLQLNEMDLRKKLQLPSHIVIVGMIANHIKAKDLSTFIRIIEEIVNKQKKTNFHFVQIGEFTEHTGRFQQEISERHLENHVSFLGYVPNASGLIPQFDISLLTSNSEGLPQFLYESFYYKVPVLSTNVGGIPEIITNNENGFLSEAGDFQDLARKLVVLAEDSELRRKFAENAHQKLIHNFTSEQMARQTLEEYKKIIDGKV; encoded by the coding sequence ATGAACATTTTACACCTTTCAACGGTCAAAACCTGGGGAGGTGGTGAACAGCATATAGAAAACCTTTGCCTGGAACTTCAAAAATTGGGTGTTCGCAGTAAGGTGTTGCTTACCGAAAATGCCCGTTTTGAGGAAAAACTTTCAAATGCCGGGATCGCCTACGCCGTTGCTCCGCTTCGGAAGAATGTAGACCCGAGGTACATTTTTAAGATCATTACTATTTGTAAAAATGAGTCGATCGACCTCCTCCATCTACACGACCCAAACGCGATCACCCTGGCTATTATCGCCTCTAAACTGACAAAATTGCCCGAATTTATATTCAGCAAAAAAACTTCTTATCCTATAAAAAATCGACAGCAAACGCTGTATAAGTACAATTCTTCCAAGATCGCTAAGATCTTATGCGTTTCAGAAGAGACTAAAAAGATTAGCGCACGAAGAATTAAAAATCAACAAAAACTGGTGACGATCTACCATGGCTGCAATGTTTCGCGGCTTCAGTTAAATGAAATGGATCTTCGGAAAAAACTGCAGTTACCGTCTCACATTGTCATCGTGGGAATGATCGCCAATCACATCAAAGCGAAAGACCTGTCTACTTTTATCAGGATCATTGAGGAAATCGTCAATAAGCAGAAAAAAACCAATTTCCATTTTGTACAGATCGGGGAGTTTACCGAGCACACTGGCAGGTTCCAGCAAGAGATCTCCGAAAGACACCTGGAAAACCATGTGAGTTTCCTGGGGTATGTCCCCAATGCTTCCGGGCTTATCCCGCAATTCGATATTTCCCTGCTAACTTCTAATTCAGAAGGTCTTCCGCAGTTCCTCTACGAAAGTTTTTATTACAAGGTCCCGGTTCTGAGCACGAATGTGGGCGGTATCCCTGAGATCATCACGAATAATGAGAATGGATTTCTCAGTGAAGCCGGAGATTTCCAGGATTTAGCAAGGAAATTGGTAGTTTTGGCGGAGGATTCAGAGCTAAGACGTAAATTTGCCGAAAATGCGCATCAGAAATTAATTCATAATTTCACGAGTGAGCAAATGGCCCGGCAAACGCTGGAGGAATACAAAAAAATAATCGATGGAAAAGTTTGA
- a CDS encoding CCA tRNA nucleotidyltransferase: MPKHHNYSKALHHKIFRIISEAADELGVDAYVIGGFVRDHILERGEPTDIDIVAVGSGISLAEKVAEKLPNKPKVQVFKNFGTAMLRAFDMEIEFVGARKESYRQDSRKPIVEDGTLEDDQNRRDFTINALALKLNADGFGDLLDPFDGLSDLQKKILKTPLDPDITYSDDPLRMYRAIRFASQLNFMIEEHSLKAIRRNQDRIKIISKERIIEELNKIMLSPKPSKGLALLFKTGLLRKILPELTALQGIDEVEGQTHKDNFWHTLEVVDNISENTDNLWLRWAALLHDIGKAPTKKFDKRVGWTFHGHEFLGAKMVFRIFKRLRLPLNEKMKYVQKLVLMSSRPIAIVDESVTDSAVRRLVFDAGDDIEDLMTLCEADITTKNPKRFKKYHNNFRIVREKMQEVEERDHIRNFQPPVSGEEIMETFGIKPSREVGQIKDAIKEAILEGDIPNEYEPARDFMLKKGEELGLKEVTS; encoded by the coding sequence ATGCCGAAACACCACAATTACAGTAAAGCTTTACATCATAAGATTTTTCGAATAATTTCTGAAGCTGCCGATGAGCTGGGCGTCGACGCCTACGTGATCGGTGGTTTTGTACGCGACCATATTCTCGAGCGCGGTGAACCTACAGATATCGATATTGTTGCTGTGGGTAGCGGAATTTCTCTAGCTGAAAAAGTTGCTGAAAAACTTCCCAACAAACCGAAAGTCCAGGTCTTTAAGAATTTCGGAACAGCGATGCTCCGTGCTTTCGATATGGAAATTGAATTTGTTGGAGCCCGAAAGGAAAGTTACCGCCAGGATAGCCGCAAACCCATCGTGGAAGACGGCACACTGGAAGATGACCAGAACCGTCGCGATTTTACGATCAATGCCCTGGCTTTAAAACTGAATGCTGATGGATTTGGAGATTTACTGGATCCTTTTGACGGATTGAGCGACCTTCAGAAGAAGATCCTCAAAACGCCGTTAGACCCAGATATTACTTATTCAGATGATCCTTTGCGCATGTACCGTGCGATCCGTTTTGCGAGTCAGCTTAATTTCATGATCGAAGAGCATTCCCTGAAGGCGATTCGCCGAAACCAGGACCGCATTAAGATCATTTCCAAGGAGCGCATCATCGAGGAGCTGAACAAGATCATGCTTAGCCCGAAACCTTCTAAAGGTCTTGCGTTGCTTTTTAAAACGGGACTTTTACGCAAGATCCTTCCTGAACTCACCGCCCTGCAGGGTATTGATGAAGTGGAAGGACAAACGCATAAAGACAATTTCTGGCACACCCTGGAAGTGGTAGACAATATTTCTGAAAATACCGACAATCTCTGGCTACGCTGGGCTGCATTATTGCACGATATTGGCAAGGCACCGACCAAAAAATTCGATAAACGCGTGGGCTGGACCTTCCACGGGCACGAATTCCTGGGCGCCAAAATGGTTTTCAGGATTTTCAAGAGGCTGCGACTGCCGCTGAATGAAAAAATGAAATACGTGCAAAAGCTCGTTCTAATGAGTTCGCGCCCGATCGCAATCGTTGATGAAAGCGTGACCGATTCGGCTGTTCGCAGACTGGTTTTCGATGCCGGAGACGACATTGAAGACCTGATGACGCTTTGCGAAGCCGATATTACCACTAAAAACCCCAAGCGTTTTAAGAAATATCATAACAACTTCCGCATCGTTCGTGAAAAAATGCAGGAGGTGGAAGAACGCGATCATATCAGGAATTTTCAGCCACCGGTTTCAGGAGAAGAGATTATGGAAACTTTTGGGATCAAACCCAGTCGCGAAGTTGGACAGATCAAAGACGCCATCAAAGAGGCTATTCTGGAAGGTGATATTCCGAATGAATATGAGCCGGCACGCGATTTCATGCTGAAAAAAGGAGAAGAATTGGGACTTAAAGAAGTGACTTCATAA